The proteins below come from a single Sphingobacteriales bacterium genomic window:
- a CDS encoding cyclic nucleotide-binding domain-containing protein, with amino-acid sequence MEPIFFIALSLIVGAAIRHFLQKTPLPYTVLLLIFGIILGLIDRLGWLENMHSLANAVKWAGNIDPHVILFVFLPTLIFEAAFAMDLHIFRKISANAIILAVPGILVAIALTAVLAMVLKAWNVGFGTWGWAVAFMFGSVVSATDPVAVVALLKELGASKKLSTLIEGESLLNDGTAIVFFMVFYTAFTGSAHGASNPALVEFLRVSAGGVAIGLIIAAVTLIWIKKVFNDAMIEISLVIAAAYLTFYIAEHFLHVSGVLGLVGLGLSMASAGRTRISPDVQHFLHEFWELAAFIANTLIFIIVGVVISERSVFHSHDLLILFILYLSIHVTRGIMILLFYPFMRRLGYGLNRNEGIILWYGGLRGAVGLALALVVAGEPKIPEEIRHQFLFYIAGIVTLTLLINATTVKAVVHALGMTKIPPVKALMFSNVFRTIFREIEHEKEVLSKDRFMSNADWNSVKKFYPSQPDIIVTESEIAMINPLNESRRRCLEKEKSSYWNQFKEGLLSAQAYSKLTDNIKEIIDNEGKKPLNERPYLIKLWQTPAVYAKMMKVPLLNNFARQELMERLALRYDIARGFLISQEEVAKMMANMDFDFNQDNVVDEKETEIETTIREEINQNRLKSLNYIKELHEAFPEISKAIETRQASRSLLNFEKKTIQKLLKEGRIEEDEAQRLIINLEKRLKDLMESPMMTRLLSPFEILEQTEWLKGTDAETIEKVKSIAKEKNHLQGEVLMSKGESGESGMVIITSGAVKVIVNDQVVDILGSGRIIGEMSVLTGAPRTAKIVADTPVTALWLESEALQKIIERSSVIEYNLWRMAGIRFAENLLGHILPYQSWSLLKLKRWVNHGEVRKTLKGDVYNLEKHRLVHISGTATDRRNNQIFTSPSIVPSIDLQYESDGWLYISPDITLTETD; translated from the coding sequence ATGGAACCAATATTCTTTATTGCATTATCGCTTATTGTCGGTGCAGCCATAAGGCATTTTTTGCAAAAAACACCGTTACCTTATACCGTTTTATTACTGATTTTCGGCATTATTCTCGGTTTGATCGACAGGCTGGGCTGGTTAGAGAATATGCATTCATTGGCTAATGCAGTGAAATGGGCAGGAAATATTGACCCTCATGTTATTTTGTTTGTCTTTTTACCCACTTTGATTTTTGAGGCTGCTTTTGCCATGGATCTTCATATTTTCAGAAAAATATCTGCCAATGCCATTATTCTGGCTGTACCAGGAATATTGGTGGCTATTGCCTTAACGGCTGTATTAGCCATGGTTCTTAAAGCCTGGAATGTGGGATTTGGAACATGGGGTTGGGCTGTAGCTTTTATGTTTGGCTCTGTGGTGTCGGCTACTGACCCTGTGGCGGTGGTTGCTTTGTTGAAAGAACTGGGTGCCAGTAAAAAACTCAGTACCCTCATTGAAGGTGAATCTTTGTTGAATGACGGAACAGCTATCGTCTTTTTCATGGTTTTTTATACTGCTTTTACCGGCTCTGCCCATGGTGCCTCAAATCCTGCTCTTGTTGAGTTTTTGAGGGTTAGTGCAGGAGGTGTTGCTATTGGATTAATTATCGCAGCAGTAACGCTGATCTGGATAAAAAAAGTTTTTAATGATGCCATGATTGAAATAAGCCTTGTGATTGCTGCTGCCTATCTGACATTCTATATTGCCGAACATTTTCTGCATGTTTCAGGTGTTTTGGGACTTGTCGGACTTGGCCTGAGCATGGCAAGTGCCGGAAGAACAAGAATCAGCCCCGATGTGCAGCATTTCCTTCATGAATTCTGGGAATTGGCTGCCTTTATCGCCAATACATTGATATTCATCATTGTAGGAGTTGTTATTTCCGAAAGGTCAGTTTTTCATTCACACGACTTACTGATTCTGTTTATTCTTTATTTATCTATTCATGTAACAAGGGGCATCATGATTCTTCTTTTCTACCCGTTTATGCGCAGATTAGGTTATGGTCTTAACAGAAACGAAGGTATTATTCTTTGGTATGGCGGGCTCAGAGGTGCTGTCGGACTTGCCCTTGCATTGGTAGTAGCCGGTGAACCGAAAATTCCTGAAGAAATCAGACATCAGTTCCTTTTTTACATTGCTGGTATTGTAACGCTTACATTATTAATTAATGCTACAACCGTCAAGGCAGTTGTGCATGCTTTGGGCATGACCAAAATACCGCCTGTCAAAGCTTTAATGTTTTCCAATGTCTTCAGAACAATATTCAGGGAAATTGAACATGAAAAGGAAGTACTGTCGAAAGACCGCTTTATGAGCAATGCAGACTGGAATTCGGTTAAAAAGTTTTATCCTTCGCAACCAGACATTATTGTAACAGAATCTGAAATTGCAATGATAAATCCTTTAAATGAATCGAGGCGAAGATGTCTGGAAAAGGAAAAAAGCAGTTACTGGAATCAGTTCAAAGAAGGCTTACTGAGTGCACAGGCCTATTCAAAGCTGACAGATAACATTAAGGAAATTATTGATAATGAGGGGAAAAAGCCATTAAACGAAAGGCCATATCTGATAAAACTCTGGCAAACACCGGCAGTTTATGCAAAAATGATGAAAGTACCTTTACTGAATAATTTTGCACGGCAGGAACTCATGGAAAGGCTTGCTTTACGTTATGATATTGCCAGAGGATTCCTTATATCACAGGAAGAGGTGGCAAAAATGATGGCCAATATGGATTTTGATTTCAATCAGGATAATGTAGTGGATGAAAAAGAAACAGAAATTGAAACAACCATCAGGGAGGAGATCAATCAGAACAGGCTGAAATCGCTTAACTATATCAAAGAATTGCATGAAGCCTTTCCGGAAATCAGTAAAGCCATCGAAACAAGGCAGGCGAGCCGCTCTTTGCTTAATTTTGAAAAAAAGACCATACAGAAATTGTTAAAAGAGGGCAGGATAGAGGAAGATGAAGCTCAGAGGTTGATTATCAATCTGGAAAAAAGGCTGAAAGACCTGATGGAATCGCCTATGATGACCAGATTGCTGAGTCCGTTTGAAATTCTCGAACAAACAGAATGGCTGAAAGGTACTGATGCTGAAACCATTGAAAAGGTTAAATCCATTGCCAAAGAAAAAAATCATTTGCAGGGAGAAGTTCTGATGTCGAAAGGAGAATCAGGAGAGAGTGGAATGGTCATTATTACCAGTGGGGCCGTTAAAGTAATTGTAAATGATCAGGTTGTTGATATTTTAGGTTCAGGCCGAATCATTGGGGAAATGTCGGTATTGACCGGTGCTCCAAGAACCGCCAAAATCGTTGCTGATACGCCTGTAACAGCATTATGGCTTGAATCGGAGGCACTGCAAAAAATTATTGAACGCTCCTCAGTGATTGAATACAATTTATGGAGAATGGCAGGAATTCGTTTTGCCGAAAACCTCC
- the ndk gene encoding nucleoside-diphosphate kinase, whose amino-acid sequence MGSITFTIIKPEILRKEQEGEVLDAIIKGGFQVISLKKTRFTPQQAEKFYAIHKGKPFFEGLVSYITSGPVYVAILKKENAVQAYREFIGATDPSKAAEGTIRHKFGTNIEQNAVHGSDSDENAVIESNFFFSETERFE is encoded by the coding sequence ATGGGCTCAATTACATTTACAATAATAAAACCTGAAATTCTCAGGAAAGAACAGGAAGGGGAAGTCCTTGATGCAATTATTAAAGGTGGTTTTCAGGTAATATCACTGAAAAAAACAAGGTTTACACCCCAGCAGGCTGAAAAGTTTTATGCCATACACAAGGGTAAGCCGTTTTTCGAGGGTCTTGTCAGCTATATTACCTCAGGACCGGTTTATGTTGCCATTCTGAAAAAGGAAAATGCTGTTCAGGCTTATCGCGAATTTATCGGAGCCACCGATCCTTCAAAAGCAGCCGAAGGCACTATCAGGCACAAATTTGGTACAAATATCGAACAAAATGCTGTTCATGGTTCTGATTCAGATGAAAATGCGGTGATCGAATCCAACTTTTTCTTTTCAGAAACAGAGCGTTTTGAATAA